A window of the Ipomoea triloba cultivar NCNSP0323 chromosome 14, ASM357664v1 genome harbors these coding sequences:
- the LOC116005074 gene encoding mitochondrial import inner membrane translocase subunit TIM22-4-like has translation MSNDPANDPQNASSSSSQEADKPPIEPIRLPTVEEIRGQDIWNNCAVRSVSSGVMGGGLGLFMGLFLGALDNPIMQDEMTARQQIVFQAKQMGRRSWSSCKTFAVMGFIFSAAECVIEKARAKHDTTNTAVAGCVTGGTLSARGGPKAACAGCAGFAAFSVVIEKFLERYH, from the exons ATGAGTAACGATCCTGCAAATGATCCCCAAAATGCGTCGTCCTCGAGCTCCCAAGAAGCCGATAAGCCACCGATCGAACCCATTCGCCTCCCAACAGTCGAGGAAATTCGAGGCCAGGACATTTGGAACAACTGCGCCGTTCGCAGCGTCTCCAGCGGCGTCATGG GAGGGGGACTAGGATTGTTCATGGGTCTGTTCTTAGGTGCACTGGACAATCCTATAATGCAAGATGAAATGACTGCCAGGCAACAAATTGTGTTCCAAGCAAAGCAGATGGGTAGGAGGAGTTGGAGTTCCTGCAAGACCTTTGCGGTTATGGGTTTCATTTTCTCAGCTGCTGAATGTGTTATTGAGAAG GCACGGGCAAAGCATGATACTACAAACACAGCAGTTGCTGGATGTGTAACGGGAGGCACATTATCAGCCAGAG GAGGTCCAAAGGCCGCGTGTGCTGGTTGTGCTGGCTTTGCTGCATTCTCAGTCGTGATAGAGAAGTTCTTAGAAAGGTACCACTAA
- the LOC116005071 gene encoding 40S ribosomal protein S4: protein MARGLKKHMKRLNAPKHWMLDKLGGAFAPKPSSGPHKSRECLPLILIIRNRLKYALTYREVISILMQRHVLVDGKVRTDKTYPAGFMDVVSIPKTNENFRLLYDTKGRFRLHSIRDEEAKFKLCKVRSVQFGKKGIPYINTYDGRTIRYPDPLIKANDTVKLDLESNKIVEFIKFDVGNVVMVTGGRNRGRVGVIKNREKHKGSFETVHIQDALGHEFATRLGNVFTIGKGTKPWVSLPKGKGIKLTIIEEAKKRLAAQSATTA from the exons ATG GCGAGAGGCTTGAAGAAGCACATGAAGAGGCTCAATGCCCCTAAGCATTGGATGCTTGACAAACTTGGGGGAGCATTT GCCCCTAAGCCTTCCTCTGGACCTCACAAGTCAAGGGAGTGCTTGCCATTGATCCTCATCATTCGAAACAGGCTTAAGTATGCCCTTACTTATCGTGAGGTCATTTCAATTTTGATGCAACGTCATGTTCTGGTTGATGGCAAGGTTAGGACAGACAAGACTTACCCTGCTGGTTTCATGG ATGTTGTTTCAATTCCCAAGACAAATGAGAATTTCCGACTACTTTATGATACCAAAGGACGGTTCCGTCTTCACTCCATTAGAGATGAAGAGGCAAAG TTTAAGCTTTGCAAGGTCCGCTCTGTGCAATTTGGTAAAAAGGGAATTCCATACATTAACACTTATGATGGCAGGACCATCCGTTATCCTGATCCGCTCATCAAGGCCAACGACACTGTCAAGTTGGACTTGGAGAGCAACAAGATTGTTGAATTCATCAAGTTTGATGTTGGaaatgttgttatggtgacTGGTGGAAGAAACAGGGGGCGTGTTGGAGTGATTAAGAACAGGGAGAAACATAAGGGTAGCTTTGAGACAGTCCACATCCAGGATGCCCTTGGACACGAGTTTGCTACCCGCTTAGGAAATGTGTTCACCATTGGCAAAGGTACCAAGCCTTGGGTATCTCTACCTAAGGGGAAAGGTATCAAGTTGACCATCATTGAAGAAGCCAAGAAGAGGCTTGCTGCTCAGTCTGCAACCACTGCTTAA
- the LOC116005072 gene encoding 40S ribosomal protein S4-1-like, translated as MARGLKKHMKRLNAPKHWMLDKLGGAFAPKPSSGPHKSRECLPLILIIRNRLKYALTYHEVISILMQRHVLVDGKVRTDKTYPAGFMDVVSIPKTNENFRLLYDTKGRFRLHSIRDEEAKFKLCKVRSVQFGKKGIPYINTYDGRTIRYPDPLIKANDTVKLDLESNKIVEFIKFDVGNVVMVTGGRNRGRVGVIKNREKHKGSFETVHIQDALGHEFATRLGNVFTIGKGTKPWVSLPKGKGIKLTIIEEAKKRLAAQSATTA; from the exons ATG GCGAGAGGGTTGAAGAAGCACATGAAGAGGCTCAATGCCCCTAAGCATTGGATGCTTGACAAACTTGGGGGAGCTTTT GCCCCTAAGCCTTCATCTGGACCTCACAAGTCAAGGGAGTGCTTGCCATTGATCCTCATCATTCGAAACAGGCTTAAGTATGCCCTTACTTATCATGAGGTCATTTCAATTTTGATGCAACGCCATGTTCTGGTTGATGGCAAGGTTAGGACAGACAAGACATACCCTGCTGGTTTCATGG ATGTTGTTTCAATTCCGAAGACAAATGAGAACTTCCGTCTACTTTATGATACTAAAGGACGGTTCCGTCTTCACTCCATTAGAGATGAAGAGGCAAAG TTTAAGCTTTGCAAGGTCCGCTCTGTGCAATTTGGTAAAAAGGGAATTCCATACATTAACACTTATGATGGCAGGACCATCCGTTATCCTGATCCGCTCATCAAGGCCAACGACACTGTCAAGTTGGACTTGGAGAGCAACAAGATTGTTGAATTCATCAAGTTTGATGTTGGaaatgttgttatggtgacTGGTGGAAGAAACAGGGGGCGTGTTGGAGTGATTAAGAACAGGGAGAAACATAAGGGTAGCTTTGAGACAGTCCACATCCAGGATGCCCTTGGACACGAGTTTGCTACCCGCTTAGGAAATGTGTTCACCATTGGCAAAGGTACCAAGCCTTGGGTATCTCTACCCAAGGGGAAAGGTATCAAGTTGACCATCATTGAAGAAGCCAAGAAGAGGCTTGCTGCTCAGTCTGCAACCACTGCTTAA